From Xenopus laevis strain J_2021 chromosome 7L, Xenopus_laevis_v10.1, whole genome shotgun sequence, one genomic window encodes:
- the LOC108696606 gene encoding synaptic functional regulator FMR1-like, translating into MLGTMGRSMAGKEVPYILPMIKGMPQINMDELEEEVRGTNGAYYKAFVRDIHKNAITIAVENSWQAEKRIPFQDVRFPPSSTYCRETDVGGVIEVYTRINKKEPRSCWLAKVLERKKENAVVAFTDYDNHYAKNITLTRVNPNKAADKYSFHKVTLDVPADLQKVCAEEVLLQDFRRAVGAFSIRYDWVSSQIIILSSNEFTRKWVNMLKDNLFHSFRIKQYLKVGKQNASKKLEKFSARFHEQVKVKQHLIGLAIGKKGANIEEAKKIPGVISIDLDPENHTFHIYANSREAVSKAKAYMEYKEKVLQVQKTLVDKAFSKSKNFIGVIAQKTGVVGIHAEDELYLFSEGHQVNFIILGRKDNVAAAYVLLECHLNDINFLKPLRVGSLQIDQPLQQNSVCPTPQANHCDTEEGSGELSVHEAESDHEAELLDWSAAPFEEEDICL; encoded by the coding sequence ATGCTGGGTACCATGGGAAGATCCATGGCAGGGAAAGAAGTGCCATATATACTACCCATGATCAAAGGAATGCCACAGATCAACATGGATGAGCTTGAAGAAGAGGTGAGGGGCACCAATGGAGCTTACTATAAGGCATTTGTAAGAGACATACACAAGAATGCCATCACCATTGCTGTTGAAAATAGCTGGCAAGCAGAGAAGCGGATACCATTCCAAGATGTAAGATTTCCACCTTCTTCTACTTACTGCAGGGAAACCGATGTAGGTGGTGTGATAGAGGTGTATaccagaataaataaaaaagagcCACGGAGCTGCTGGCTTGCTAAAGTTTTAGAGAGAAAGAAGGAGAATGCTGTTGTGGCATTTACAGATTATGACAATCATTACGCCAAGAACATCACATTGACTCGGGTCAATCCAAACAAAGCGGCAGACAAATACTCCTTCCATAAAGTCACATTAGACGTGCCTGCAGATTTACAGAAAGTGTGTGCTGAGGAAGTCCTACTTCAAGACTTTAGAAGGGCAGTTGGGGCATTTTCAATAAGATACGACTGGGTGAGCAGCCAGATTATCATTCTGTCTTCCAACGAATTTACCAGGAAATGGGTAAACATGCTAAAAGACAACCTTTTCCACAGTTTTAGGATCAAGCAGTATCTTAAGGTGGGCAAGCAAAATGCCAGTAAAAAACTAGAGAAGTTCTCAGCTAGATTCCATGAGCAGGTCAAGGTAAAACAACATCTAATAGGACTTGCCATCGGGAAGAAGGGTGCCAACATAGAGGAAGCCAAAAAGATTCCAGGAGTAATATCAATAGACCTTGATCCAGAGAACCACACTTTCCATATATATGCAAACAGCAGAGAGGCAGTGAGTAAAGCTAAAGCCTACATGGAATACAAAGAGAAAGTGCTTCAAGTTCAGAAAACATTGGTAGACAAAGCTTTTTCAAAAAGCAAAAACTTCATTGGAGTAATTGCACAAAAAACTGGTGTTGTGGGAATCCATGCTGAAGATGAATTATATCTGTTCTCAGAAGGGCATCAGGTTAATTTTATAATCTTGGGACGGAAGGACAATGTTGCTGCTGCATATGTCCTTCTGGAGTGTCACCTTAACGATATAAATTTTCTGAAACCACTGCGTGTAGGGAGTCTACAGATTGATCAGCCCCTTCAACAAAACAGTGTCTGCCCAACACCCCAAGCAAATCACTGTGATACAGAGGAGGGGAGTGGGGAGCTGTCAGTCCATGAAGCAGAGTCAGACCATGAAGCAGAACTCCTTGATTGGTCCGCTGCTCCATTCGAAGAAGAAGATATTTGTCTTTAA